The following coding sequences are from one Portunus trituberculatus isolate SZX2019 chromosome 6, ASM1759143v1, whole genome shotgun sequence window:
- the LOC123516868 gene encoding defective chorion-1 protein, FC177 isoform-like, with the protein ERFSHTTYYYNHTTTTPPTTTTTAKPSGWGWLGAVSGVARRIKTSVKSGLNATKHLTVRAGKAIGRGAVKVGSAIKSGYRKVKLKLSGSKEKFKIVMNRLKEKIEAGDERALELMRKLGIRVRILDGKVAGTELEEEPLNITTTATANATTASYLSPVSKAALEVYDEEEEEDKEEKEEEEEEEEMMMMMMRRRRRRRRTERKHHLHLHLLLTTTTPTTTTTTSYTTKTTTNIPTTTTTPTTTPTTTTTTTTDEPDRTVEEPYQPPPFPDVFSNARDRLETFYNSGGFTHEELTDVFNFDPENYEYVDYYEYEY; encoded by the exons gaaagatttagccatactacctactactacaaccacaccaccaccacacctcccaccaccaccaccaccgctaagccATCGGGGTGGGGGTGGCTTGGAGCAGTGTCCGGAGTGGCTAGGAGGATCAAAACAAGTGTGAAAAGCGGATTGAACGCCACGAAACACCTCACAGTTCGAGCCGGGAAAGCGATCGGAAGAGGAGCGGTCAAAGTAGGTTCCGCTATCAAATCCGGATACAGGAAGGTGAAGTTGAAGTTATCCGGATCCAAGGAGAAGTTTAAGATCGTGATGAACAGgctgaaggagaaaatagaggcTGGGGACGAGAGGGCGCTGGAGTTAATGAGGAAGTTAGGAATCCGAGTGAGAATCCTTGACGGGAAAGTTGCTGGAACGGAGCTGgaggaagaacctttgaatataactactactgctactgctaatgctactactgcttcgTATCTTTCACCTGTTAGTAAGGCAGCTTTAGAGGTttatgatgaggaggaggaggaagataaagaggagaaggaggaggaggaggaggaggaggagatgatgatgatgatgatgaggaggaggaggaggagaaggaggacggagAGAAAACATCATCTACATCTACATCTACTACTG actacaaccacccccaccactaccacaactacctcatacaccaccaaaaccactacTAATAtccctaccaccacaactacccctactactactcctactaccactactactactactacagacgAACCAGATAGGACCGTAGAGGAGCCGTACCAGCCGCCGCCCTTCCCTGACGTCTTCAGTAATGCCAGAGACAGACTTGAGACCTTCTACAATAGCGGGGGGTTCACTCACGAGGaacttacggatgtcttcaacttTGACCCTGAAAACTATGAATATGTAgattattatgaatatgagTACTAG